The Psychrobacillus sp. FSL K6-2836 nucleotide sequence AGCTGGTTTTTCAATAGTCGGGTCATTGAAACCATCTATTTTTGGAACTCCTACATCATTTTCTTCGTTTACTTCTTCATTCCCAGTGTTAGGAACTTCTTTATCTTGTCCATTTAATTGTGTCTCTGGGTTTGCTGGTTCATTGGATTCCCTCTGGGATCCACATGCTGTAAGTATGAAAAATGAAATAATTAGTATTGAAAACAATTTTTTATTCATCGTTAGTTGCCTCCCAATTTATTATTAGAATGCACAACCTTTAAGTGTTTATACTACATATTTTTTATTGTAAGCATGGGAAATAGGCAAATTTTCCGTTTCACAAGTAAACGTTTTATAAAAGTAAGTGAACTACTAGATATCGCAATTTCATTTTTTAATAGAAAAAAACTCCAGCACGATGCTGGAGTTTCAAATTTCATTCCTCAATATCAAAATATATCTCGTCTTCATCGTTATACTCAGATCCATTTTCGAATAACACGGTCGTTCTTAAAATGAGTTTTGTTACTTCCTCGTTTTTTTCTGGAATCCATCTTTCATCTGGCATAATCTCAAAAGGTATCATTTGCATGTCTTTGGATGCAGCTGCTCCTACCAACTCTATAGAATGTTTCGATACGATTTTGGGATTTTCACTATTAGTTAGTTTAAATACCTCTAATTTAATATTTTCAACCGATTCATCGTGCACTCCTTCTATATATATAGTACCCGATAGATTAATACCATGTTCAATATAAGGATGGTCAACAATCGTGTCTATCTTTATAGATTTTACTTTTATGGAAGATTCAAATTTCTTCGCCATTACTCTCAATCCACCTTGTGATTTGTATACTCATAATGATTTTCAATAACTGGTTCAAACTTATTATACCGTTTTTTAAACAATGTATAGAAGTGGGAAACGATAACTTTTAAAATCGCATATCCTGGAATCCCTAAAATAACTCCTGGAACTCCAAATAAGGAACCAGCTGTAATAAGGACAAAAATTATTGTAATCGGGTGAACATGTAATGATTTACCCATAATTTGTGGAGATATAAACTTGCCTTCTATTAATTGTACAATTGTCCAAACGATTGCTAATCCTACAAGCAATAATGGAGAAGTTACTAACGCAATGATAGCTGCTGGTGTAATAGCAATAACTGGACCCAAATAAGGTACAACACTTGTAACCATTGCTATAACTCCGAGTAAAAGCGCATACGGCATTTGAATAATGGCAAAT carries:
- a CDS encoding sporulation protein; this encodes MAKKFESSIKVKSIKIDTIVDHPYIEHGINLSGTIYIEGVHDESVENIKLEVFKLTNSENPKIVSKHSIELVGAAASKDMQMIPFEIMPDERWIPEKNEEVTKLILRTTVLFENGSEYNDEDEIYFDIEE